In the Mya arenaria isolate MELC-2E11 chromosome 11, ASM2691426v1 genome, one interval contains:
- the LOC128209866 gene encoding countin-1-like, translating into MKLYSLMTTAVLIASTSAYYVKNQKSETFSLNVTPVDAGTQEECKTCITFAGQTINDLLQFVLQEEVDVCGDLCQIVVDKTGKEALGVICTILCDVVGIKEFINAIQKADLDPIYFCELVPACPINDNGDAHFTSLEVMPKKGPQGEFDISFEYVSNNGTGTGMLAISVDTVDGIPLGDDFLNFAQPAGTYDGTIKLDAKENPDCDPTQGPCETWEPGTYTIHLSVCNGECGSNHPHSAIYDTKTTTFEITQN; encoded by the exons ATGAAG TTGTACTCCCTAATGACCACCGCCGTGCTCATCGCGAGCACGAGCGCCTATTATGTGAAGAACCAGAAGTCAGAGACGTTCTCGCTGAACGTGACGCCGGTTGACGCAGGAACACAGGAGGAGTGTAAAACGTGCATCACATTCGCTGGCCAGACCATCAACGATCTGCTGCAGTTTGTCCTTC AGGAGGAGGTAGATGTCTGCGGTGATCTCTGCCAGATCGTGGTGGACAAGACCGGAAAAGAGGCGCTCGGTGTCATCTGCACCATCCTCTGTGACGTCGTAGGCATCAAGGAGTTCATTAACGCTATACAGAA GGCTGACCTTGATCCGATCTACTTTTGTGAACTAGTTCCGGCTTGTCCAATCAACGACAACGGTGACGCTCACTTCACGTCCCTCGAGGTTATGCCCAAGAAAGGACCACAAG gcGAGTTCGACATTAGCTTCGAGTACGTTTCAAACAATGGCACTGGTACCGGGATGCTTGCAATCTCCGTCGATACCGTTGATGGAATCCCACTGG GAGACGACTTTTTGAATTTTGCTCAGCCGGCGGGTACCTACGATGGGACCATCAAGTTGGACGCTAAGGAGAACCCTGATTGTGACCCCACCCAGGGACCGTGTGAGACATGGGAACCAGGCACATACACCATCCATCTTA gTGTCTGTAACGGAGAGTGTGGAAGCAATCACCCTCACAGCGCCATCTACGACACAAAAACGACGACCTTTGAGATCACCCAAAACTAG